CGCCGGCCTCACCATGGTCGAGCGCTTCACCCGGGGCGGCATGGGCACCCTCCCGGCGGCGCCGTTCAACCACTTCAGCCACGCCACCCGGCTGGCCGCGCCCGGGGACGACTTCGTCTCGGTCAACAACGACACCGTCTACTCGATCGCCCAGCTCGACCTCTCCGAGGGCCCGCAGGTGCTGCACGTCCCGGACACCGCCGGCGCGTACTACGTGCTGCAGTTCGTCGGGGCCTGGACCGACAACTTCGCCTACCTCGGCAGCCGCGCCACCGGCACCGGCGCGCAGACCTGGCTGATCGTCCCGCCCGACTGGCACGGCACCCCGTCCGACCCGGCGAGGGTGATCGAGGCGCCGACCAGGGTGGCCACCGTCGTCGGGCGCTTCGCCTGCGCCGGTCCGGACGACCTCCCCCGGGTCAGGGCGCTCCAGGACGGGCTCACCGTCACCGCGCTGGAGCCCGGCGGCCTGGTCGCCGGGCTGCCCGAACCGGACCCGGACGTGCCCGAGCGGCTCGCCTTCTTCGAGCGCCTGCGGGTCTGGATGCAGGCCTTCCCGCCCGCCGGGCCCGACGTGGAGTACGAGCAGCGCTTCGCCCCGCTCGGCCTGCTGGACGAGGACATCTCGCCGTACCGCGCCGCGGTGCCGGACTGGACGCTCACCCTGCTCAAGGGCCTGGCCGCCGGGCGCGAACGGGTCGAGGACGCCACCCGCCCACCCGAGGACCACCCGGCCGGGGAGTGGCGCTCGGCGCTGCACCTGTTCGACTACAACGTCGACCACCTCGGCCCCGGCACCCTCGACGACCCCGAGTGGCGCATCCCCGACCGGCGCGCCGGCTACCTCAGCCGGGCCGCCGCCGCCCGGGCCGGCCTCTGGGGCAACCACGCCTACGAGGCTTCGTACGCGATGACGTACGACGACTCCGACGGCCGCCCGCTCAGCGGTGCGCACCGCTACACGCTCCGGTTCGACCAGCCGCCGCCGGCCGAGGCCTTCTGGTCGGTCACGATGTACTCGGTCCCGGACTACCACCTGGTGGCGAACCCGATCGAGCGGTACTCGATCGGCGACCGCACCCCCGGCCTGGTGTACGGCGCGGACGGCTCGCTCACCCTGACGCTCCAGCACGAGGAGCCCACGGAGTCGGCGGAGGCCGCGAACTGGCTGCCCACCCCGGAGGGCGAGTTCCGGCCGATCATCCGGCTCTACCAGCCGAAGCCGTCGGTCCTGGACGGCACGTACCAGGTGCCGCCGATCCACCGGCGCTGACCTCAGTGCGGTGAGGCCGACGGCGTGGCCGTCGGGTGGGGCGAGGCCGTCCTGCCGGGGGACTCCGTGGCGGTCGGCGTGGCCGTCGGCGCGGCGGTCGGCGTGTGGGTCGGCGAAGCCGTCGGCGAGGACGGGGACGACGGCGCGGGCGAGGACGGCGTCGCGGTCGCCGTCGCGGTTGCTGTCGGGGTCGTCGTCGGCGTCGTCGGTGCTGTCGTCGGCGCGGCCGTCGGAGATCCGGTCGGCGAGGCTGTGGCGCCCGGTTCGGCCGGCGCGGAGGCCGAGCCGCCCCGGTTGTGCGGGCCGCCCTCCAGAGTGACCACGGCCTCCGAGGGCGGCAGCGCGATCCGGGCGGTCCAGGGCGCGGCGGGGGCGAGGTCGTCGTCCATGGTGACGATCACCGTGATGCGCCGGCCCGGTTCGAGCGTCCCGGAGTCCCGGCTCAGCCGAAGCCAGGCCGCGTCCACGACGGCGTGCCAACGGACGTCGGTGGCGCCGGAGTTGGTGAGCGTGATGATCGTCCGGCTGCCGTACTCGCCCGCCTCGACGGTGAGCAGCCCGGCCGGCGCGGTCCGCTCCGCCGCCCCGCCGGAACCGGCGGCCATCGGGGCGACCGCGGGAGCGGGCGCGGCGACCAGTGTCGGGCTGCCCAGCGGGGTCGCGCCGAGGCCGGGCACCGGGACGGCGGGACCCTGAAGCGCCAGCCCGTGGAACCCCGGGAACAACGTTTCTGCAGTCGTCGCTCCGGCCCCCGCCAGCTCCATCCCGGGCACCCCCGGCGCCGCCGGACCGCCGGGCCCGGGCTCCGGCGCCCGCTGCCCGGTCCCGTCCACCCGCACCGAGGAGACCGCGGCCGAGGCCCCCGGCCCGCCGCCGCCCCGGTGCCCGGCCCACAGCGCGACCACCGGCGCCGCCAGCACGGCCGCGAGCACCCCGGTGGTCACCACCCGTCGACGGACCGCCAGACCCCGGCCCGCGTCCGGAGCCCGGTGACGCGGAAACCCGCTCGGGTCGAACCGCAGCCCCGGCTCGCCGGCCGGCCCCGCACCCGCTTCCGTGGCCCGCCGCGCCGAACCGGAAGCGTGCGGCAGGCGCGTCACCGCCCCGACGCGCCCCGGCCCGTCCACCGCCGCCGCGGGCGCGATCAGCAGCGGCAGACCCGAGAGCCCCGCCGCGCCGTCCGCCGCCTCGCCCGCCACCCGTTCCGCCGTCCCGCGGCAGGTCGGGCAGTCCACCACGTGCTGCACCAGCTCGCGCCGCAGCGCCGGGCCGAGCACCCAGTCCCGCCGGCTCTCCGCCCCGACCCCGCCGAGCCGGTCCAGCTCCGGGCAGCTGCCGGTCCCGAGCACCAGCAGCGCCGACCGGGTCCGCGCCACCTCCGCCTCCGCCGCGCCGAGCAGCGCCCGGGTGGCCTCGAACGGCAGCCCCAGCACCGCCGCCACTTCGAGCGGGGTCAGCCGGTGCCGGACGGAGAGCTCCAGCGCCTCCCGCTGCTCCGGGTCGGTGCCGGCTGCCTCCGGCCAGGCGAGCGAGGCCAGCTCCCGCCGCCGCCGGGCCGCCTCGGCCTCCGGAAGCTCCGCGTCGGCCTCCCGCCCCGTCCCGTCCGCGAGCCGCCGCAGGCAGCAGTACCGGGCCAGCGAGAACAGCCAGGCCCGGACCAGCCCGGGCTCGGCCAGCCGCGCGCCGTGCCGCTGCGCCAGCTCGCGGACCTCGTCCAGGGCGTCGGCGGCGGCGTCGTGCTCGCACAGCACCGAGAGACAGTAGGTGAACAGGCCGTCCACCTGCCGGCCGTACGCCGTGAGCACGGCGGTACGCGGCCCTTCGGCGCGCGGCGGCCCATCAGTACGCGTTGTCACCCGTCCGACGGTAGAGACGGCGAGCGGCGTGCCCCGGCGTTTCGCGGCGTATGTACTTCTTTCGGGTAACGACATCGCCCGTATGTGTGGATGTGGCGGCACACCGAGGGCGTCCGCCGTTGTCGGACCCAGGCGCTACGGTGGGCCGCATGGCCGCCCGTAGCAAGACCACCGCCAAGCCGCGCCCGGCGTACCGCTGCACCGAGTGCGGCAACCAGCTGCCCAAGTGGGTCGGCCGCTGCCCGGAGTGCAACGCCTGGGGCACGGTCGAGGAGTACGGCGCGGTGCCGATCCGGACCACCGCGGCCGGCCCGGTCAGCGCGCCCGCCCGCCCGATCGCCCAGGTGGACGGCCAGGTCGCGACGGCCCGCTCGACGGGCGTCCCGGAGCTGGACCGGGTGCTCGGCGGCGGCCTGGTCCCCGGCGCCGTGGTCCTGCTGGCCGGCGAGCCCGGCGTGGGCAAGTCCACCCTGCTGCTGGACGTCGCCGCCAAGGCGGCCACCGAGCGGCACCGCACGCTCTACGTCACCGGGGAGGAGTCGGCCGGCCAGGTCCGGCTGCGTGCCGACCGGATCAACGCCCTCTCCGAGCACCTCTACCTCGCCGCCGAGTCCGACCTCGGCGCCGTGCTCGGGCACATCGAGGCGGTCAACCCCGGCCTGCTGATCCTCGACTCGGTGCAGACCATCGCCTCCGCCGAGCTGGACGGCGCCCCCGGCGGCCCGGCCCAGGTCCGCGAGGTGGCGAACGCCCTGATCCGGGCGTCCAAGGAGCGCGGCATGGCCACCCTGCTGGTCGGCCACGTCACCAAGGACGGGCAGATCGCCGGCCCGCGCCTGCTGGAGCACCTGGTGGACGTGGTGCTGAGCTTCGAGGGCGACCGGCACGCCCGGCTGCGGCTCATCCGCGGGGTCAAGAACCGCTACGGCGCCACCGACGAGGTGGGCTGCTTCGAGCTGCACGACGAGGGCATCGCGGGCCTGGCCGATCCGTCCGGCCTCTTCCTGACCAGGCGTGACAAGCCCGTCCCGGGCACCTGCCTCACCGTCACCCTGGAGGGCAAGCGGCCGCTGGTGGCCGAGGTGCAGGCGCTGATGGTGGATTCGCAGATCCCGTCGCCGCGCCGCACGACCTCGGGCCTGGAGTCGCCGCGGATCGCGATGATCCTGGCCGTCGTCGAGCGGCACGGCGGGGTGAAGCTGGGCAAACAGGACATCTACACCGCGACGGTCGGCGGGGTGAAGCTCAGTGAGCCGTCCGCGGACCTCGCGGTCGCGCTCGCGGTTGCCAGTTCCTCCTCCGACACCCCGCTGCCGAGCAACCTGGTGGCGATCGGCGAGGTCGGCCTGGCCGGTGAGGTGCGGCGGGTGACGGGTGTGCAGCGGCGGCTCGCCGAGGCGCACCGGCTGGGCTTCACGCACGCCCTCGTCCCGCCGGACCCGGGCAAGGTGCCGCCGGGCATGAAGGTGGTCGAGGTGGCCGACATCGGCGAGGCGCTGCGGGCCATCCCGGGCCGCCGCCGGGCCGCCGCCAAGCCGCGTGGTGAGGCACCGTCGGCGCCCCCGGCCCCGCGCGAGGCCCGGGTCCCCGCCTACCCGGAGGAGCTGATGGACGGCTGGGAGCCGCTCGACTCCGACGAACTGCGCTGACCCAAGCCCTGTCTGCGCCGCACGCAGTTAGACTTCCCCTGTCTCATTGGCGATAAGGCGAGTACCGAGCGGTACTGAGCGACAGAGCAACAGACCGTAGGCCGGCGCACGGCGCGAGGCGCGCGGTACGGGGTCGACCGGAGGAGTCACGTGGCAGCCAGCGACCGGGGGGCGGACAAGTCCTCCCGTGAGGAGGCCCTGCTGCGGGCCTCCCTCAGCGCCATCGCGCCCGGCACGGGGCTGCGTGACGGCCTGGAGCGGGTCCTGCGGGCCAACACCGGCGGTCTGATCGTGCTCGGCTTCGACAAGACCGTCGAGTCGATCTGCACCGGCGGCTTCGTCCTGGACGTCGAGTTCACCGCGACCCGGCTGCGCGAGCTGTGCAAGCTGGACGGCGCTGTGGTGCTGGACAAGGACATCACCAAGATCGTCCGGGCCGGCGTGCACCTGATGCCGGACTCCACCATCCCCACCGACGAGACCGGCACCCGCCACCGCACCGCGGAGCGGGTCAACCGGCAGACCGGCTACCCGGTGGTCGCGGTCTCGCACTCGATGCGGCTGATCGCGATGTACGTCAACGGCACCCGCCGGGTGCTGGAGGACTCCACCACCGTCCTCTCCCGCGCCAACCAGGCGCTGGCGACCCTGGAGCGCTACAAGCTCCGCCTGGACGAGGTGGCCGGCACGCTGTCCGCGCTGGAGATCGAGGACCTGGTGACGGTCCGGGACGTCACCGCCGTCGCCCAGCGGCTGGAGATGGTCCGGCTGATCGCCACCGAGATCGCCGGCTACGTGCTGGAGCTCGGCATCGACGGCCGCCTGCTCTCGCTCCAGCTGGACGAGCTGATCGCGGGCGTGGAGCCGGAGCGCGAGCTGGTCGCCCGGGACTACTTCCCGGAGCGGGCCGCCAAGAAGGGCCGGACGGTCACCGAGGTGCTGGCCGACCTGGAGGCGCTCACCCACGCCGAGCTGCTGGACCTGCAGACGGTCGCCAAGGCGCTCGGCTACTCGGGCTCGCCGGAGTCCCTGGACTCCGCGGTCTCGCCGCGCGGCTACCGGCTGCTGGCGAAGATCCCGCGGCTGCCCAACACGGTGATAGAGCGCCTGGTCGAGCACTTCGGCGGCCTGCAGAAGTTGCTCGCGGCGAGCATCGACGACCTGCAGACGGTCGAGGGCGTCGGGGAGACCCGGGCCCGCTCGGTCCGCGAGGGCCTGTCCCGCCTTGCCGAATCGTCCATCCTGGAGCGCTACGTCTGACGCCGTACGGCGCCACGACACCGAGGCCCCGACCGCAGCGATGCGGTCGGGGCCTCGGTGTCGTGTACGGGGTGACGCGCGGTCAGCTGTCCAGGCGGATCGAGGTGCGTGCCGAGACCTTGTCGCCGGACAGGCCGGTGAGTTCGGCCAGCACCACGTAGGTGCCGGGCGCCGGGGGCGTCGGGTCGGCGGTGGCGCACTGCGGCTTGCTGCGGCTGCGGTCCCAGGTGAAGGTCTCGATCTGGCTGCCGTTCGCCGGGATCTGCACCCAGGTGCCGCCCTTGTCGGCCGGGCAGTCGCCGGAGGACCAGACGCGCTCGCCGTTGCTGGCGTTCACGGTGATGGCGGAGGCCGTCCGGCCCAGGTCCACCCGGCAGTTGGCGCCCGAGGAGTTCTTCACCGTCAGGGCGAGCCGCGGCTTGTCCTTGGGCTGGTACGAGTTCTGCGCGCTGGCCAGCTCCAGGGCCACCTGAGAGGCGGCGCAGACCGGCAGCGCCATCACCTCGGGCGTGTTCACCACGGGGGTCCCGCCGGTGCCGCCCGAACCACCGGAGCCACCGGTGCCGCCGCCGGCCGTCGCACCCGCGGCCGTACCGCCGGTGGCGGGGGCCGGGTTGGGCGCACCGCCGCTGCCGCCGGTGCTGAGGCTGACCTCGCCGCCGCCGCCGGAGACCGGGCCGCCGGTCGTGGCACCGCTCGCGGTGCCACCGGAGCCGCCGCCGGGGCGCGCCGCGGGGCCGCTCGGCGAGGTGCCCGGCGTGATGGCCTGTGCGGGGGTCTGGGACTGGGACGGCGCGGCCTGCGCGGCCTTGCTCTGTGATCCGTCGTCACCGCCGCCGCCCTGATCGGACATCAGCCAGGCGATCAGGGCGATGACCGCGGCGATGGCGGCGAGCACGACGACGCGCCGACGCCAGTAGATCGAGGCCGGCAGCGGTCCCACGGGTTGACGGAGAGAGGGCACGCCCAAACTCTACGAGACAGTGTGTGTCGCTTGACGCACCAACACCGCACAGTCGCCCCTTCCTTCACATGATCCGCCATTTGAGCCGTTCGAGGGAGCCGTGCTGCCGGGTTTTCCGGGCAGTTTCCGGATGTCCGGAAAGTCGTCCTCCACTTCGGCCGGGTGCGCGAGCGTGCGAGGATCGAAGGGCCATGACTGACATCACCGCCCCCCGGCTGCCGCTGCCCCTGCCGCTGTTCCACGCGACCGTCCTCGACTGGTACGAGGCCAGCAAGCGCGACCTCCCCTGGCGGACGCCCGACGCGTCGCCGTGGGCGGTCATGGTGAGCGAGTTCATGCTCCAGCAGACCCCGGTGAAGCGCGTGCTGCCCGCCTGGGAGGCCTGGCTGGAGCGCTGGCCCACCCCGGCCGGCCTCGCTGCCGAGGCCCCCGGCGAGGCGGTCCGGATGTGGGGCCGGCTCGGCTACCCGAGGCGCGCGCTGCGGCTGCACGCGGCGGCGGTGGCGATCACCGAGGAGCACGGCGGCGAGGTGCCGGACGACCACGCCACACTGCTGTCGCTGCCCGGGGTGGGGGAGTACACGGCCGCCGCCGTCGCCTCCTTCGCCTTCCGCCAGCGGCACGTGGTGCTGGACACCAACGTCCGCAGGGTGTTCGCCCGCGCGGTGTCCGGCGTCGAGTACCCGGCCCAGGCGACCACGGCCGCCGAGCGCCGGACGGCCACGGCGCTGCTGCCCGACGACGCCGGGACGGCGGCCACCTGGGCGGTCGGCGTGATGGAGCTGGGCGCGCTGGTGTGCACCGCCCGCGGCCCGGAGTGCGGTGACTGCCCGCTGTTCGCGCACTGCGCCTGGCAGCGGGCCGGCCGCCCGCCGTACGAGGGCCCGGCCCGGCGCGGCCAGTCCTACGAGGGGACGGACCGGCAGGTGCGCGGCAAGCTGCTCGCGGTGCTGCGCGAGGCGCACGGCTCGGTGGAGCAGGCCCGGCTGGACGCGGTCTGGCCGGACGCGGTGCAGCGGGCCAGGGCCCTGGACGGCCTGGTGGCGGACGGCCTGGTCGAGCCCGTCGAACAGGGCGTCTACCGCTTGCCGCAGTAGCAGCGACTGCCGCAGTACCGGAATGCCGCGGTGACGACGACTGCCGCAGGGACGACGACGCCCCCGGAAGAAGCCTTCCGGGGGCGTCGAATGCCGTGGGCCGTCAGATGGCCGCCGCCTCCAGGGAGCCCTCGGCCGGCGTGTCCTGCTTGCCGGTGCCACGCAGCGGTACCTCGCGCATGAACACCGCCGCGGCGATGGCGATCACGGCCACCGCCGCGCCCCACAGGAAGACGGTGTGCATGCCGTTGGCCACCGCGTGGTGGTAGGCGTCCTGGACGGGGGCGGGCAGCTGCTTCAGCGCCGCCGGGCTCATCTGCCCCGGGTCCTTCATGGCGCCGCCCGCCGCCGGGTGGTCGCCCGCCCGCTCCTTCATGGTCTCGGTGACCCGGTTGTTGAACAGCGCGCCGAACAGCGCCACACCGAAGGAACCGCCGATGGTGCGGAACAGGGT
The nucleotide sequence above comes from Streptomyces kaniharaensis. Encoded proteins:
- a CDS encoding HhH-GPD family protein, with translation MTDITAPRLPLPLPLFHATVLDWYEASKRDLPWRTPDASPWAVMVSEFMLQQTPVKRVLPAWEAWLERWPTPAGLAAEAPGEAVRMWGRLGYPRRALRLHAAAVAITEEHGGEVPDDHATLLSLPGVGEYTAAAVASFAFRQRHVVLDTNVRRVFARAVSGVEYPAQATTAAERRTATALLPDDAGTAATWAVGVMELGALVCTARGPECGDCPLFAHCAWQRAGRPPYEGPARRGQSYEGTDRQVRGKLLAVLREAHGSVEQARLDAVWPDAVQRARALDGLVADGLVEPVEQGVYRLPQ
- a CDS encoding DUF1254 domain-containing protein; protein product: MNHAELEALAADAYVYGYPLVAGLTMVERFTRGGMGTLPAAPFNHFSHATRLAAPGDDFVSVNNDTVYSIAQLDLSEGPQVLHVPDTAGAYYVLQFVGAWTDNFAYLGSRATGTGAQTWLIVPPDWHGTPSDPARVIEAPTRVATVVGRFACAGPDDLPRVRALQDGLTVTALEPGGLVAGLPEPDPDVPERLAFFERLRVWMQAFPPAGPDVEYEQRFAPLGLLDEDISPYRAAVPDWTLTLLKGLAAGRERVEDATRPPEDHPAGEWRSALHLFDYNVDHLGPGTLDDPEWRIPDRRAGYLSRAAAARAGLWGNHAYEASYAMTYDDSDGRPLSGAHRYTLRFDQPPPAEAFWSVTMYSVPDYHLVANPIERYSIGDRTPGLVYGADGSLTLTLQHEEPTESAEAANWLPTPEGEFRPIIRLYQPKPSVLDGTYQVPPIHRR
- the disA gene encoding DNA integrity scanning diadenylate cyclase DisA, whose translation is MAASDRGADKSSREEALLRASLSAIAPGTGLRDGLERVLRANTGGLIVLGFDKTVESICTGGFVLDVEFTATRLRELCKLDGAVVLDKDITKIVRAGVHLMPDSTIPTDETGTRHRTAERVNRQTGYPVVAVSHSMRLIAMYVNGTRRVLEDSTTVLSRANQALATLERYKLRLDEVAGTLSALEIEDLVTVRDVTAVAQRLEMVRLIATEIAGYVLELGIDGRLLSLQLDELIAGVEPERELVARDYFPERAAKKGRTVTEVLADLEALTHAELLDLQTVAKALGYSGSPESLDSAVSPRGYRLLAKIPRLPNTVIERLVEHFGGLQKLLAASIDDLQTVEGVGETRARSVREGLSRLAESSILERYV
- a CDS encoding BACON domain-containing protein; translation: MTTRTDGPPRAEGPRTAVLTAYGRQVDGLFTYCLSVLCEHDAAADALDEVRELAQRHGARLAEPGLVRAWLFSLARYCCLRRLADGTGREADAELPEAEAARRRRELASLAWPEAAGTDPEQREALELSVRHRLTPLEVAAVLGLPFEATRALLGAAEAEVARTRSALLVLGTGSCPELDRLGGVGAESRRDWVLGPALRRELVQHVVDCPTCRGTAERVAGEAADGAAGLSGLPLLIAPAAAVDGPGRVGAVTRLPHASGSARRATEAGAGPAGEPGLRFDPSGFPRHRAPDAGRGLAVRRRVVTTGVLAAVLAAPVVALWAGHRGGGGPGASAAVSSVRVDGTGQRAPEPGPGGPAAPGVPGMELAGAGATTAETLFPGFHGLALQGPAVPVPGLGATPLGSPTLVAAPAPAVAPMAAGSGGAAERTAPAGLLTVEAGEYGSRTIITLTNSGATDVRWHAVVDAAWLRLSRDSGTLEPGRRITVIVTMDDDLAPAAPWTARIALPPSEAVVTLEGGPHNRGGSASAPAEPGATASPTGSPTAAPTTAPTTPTTTPTATATATATPSSPAPSSPSSPTASPTHTPTAAPTATPTATESPGRTASPHPTATPSASPH
- the radA gene encoding DNA repair protein RadA, with translation MAARSKTTAKPRPAYRCTECGNQLPKWVGRCPECNAWGTVEEYGAVPIRTTAAGPVSAPARPIAQVDGQVATARSTGVPELDRVLGGGLVPGAVVLLAGEPGVGKSTLLLDVAAKAATERHRTLYVTGEESAGQVRLRADRINALSEHLYLAAESDLGAVLGHIEAVNPGLLILDSVQTIASAELDGAPGGPAQVREVANALIRASKERGMATLLVGHVTKDGQIAGPRLLEHLVDVVLSFEGDRHARLRLIRGVKNRYGATDEVGCFELHDEGIAGLADPSGLFLTRRDKPVPGTCLTVTLEGKRPLVAEVQALMVDSQIPSPRRTTSGLESPRIAMILAVVERHGGVKLGKQDIYTATVGGVKLSEPSADLAVALAVASSSSDTPLPSNLVAIGEVGLAGEVRRVTGVQRRLAEAHRLGFTHALVPPDPGKVPPGMKVVEVADIGEALRAIPGRRRAAAKPRGEAPSAPPAPREARVPAYPEELMDGWEPLDSDELR